A single region of the Hyphomicrobiales bacterium genome encodes:
- the lspL gene encoding putative UDP-glucuronate 4-epimerase (Evidence 3 : Putative function from multiple computational evidences) has product MRVLVTGTAGFIGFHVAKMLTEAGHDVVGVDGMTAYYDVALKQRRHAMLLQSPNFTAHEVMLEDEDRLAAAYDGARPEVVIHLAAQAGVRYSLENPRAYVDTNLVGTFNLMECVRRAPPGHFLLASTSSVYGGNTKMPFVESDPTDHPLTLYAASKKATEVMTHSYAHLWSIPTTVFRFFTVYGPWGRPDMALFKFTKGIIDGTPIDIYNNGDMARDFTYIDDLARAIVLLADTAPPDPRSFDEAPGHLGLSPIAPYRVVNIGNGEPVRLIAFIEAIEQAVGRAAIRNYLPMQPGDVPATFADASLLERLTGFRPATPVAVGVKRFVAWYRDYFNQ; this is encoded by the coding sequence ATGCGTGTTCTGGTAACAGGAACGGCCGGCTTCATCGGCTTTCACGTGGCAAAGATGCTCACCGAAGCCGGGCACGACGTCGTGGGCGTAGACGGCATGACGGCGTATTACGACGTCGCATTGAAGCAGCGCCGGCACGCCATGTTGCTGCAGTCGCCGAATTTCACCGCCCATGAGGTGATGCTGGAGGACGAGGACCGGCTGGCGGCGGCCTATGATGGGGCAAGGCCTGAGGTCGTCATCCATCTCGCGGCCCAGGCGGGCGTGCGATACAGCCTTGAGAATCCCCGTGCCTATGTCGACACGAATCTGGTCGGCACCTTCAACCTGATGGAATGCGTGCGCCGCGCGCCGCCGGGCCATTTTCTGCTGGCGTCGACAAGCTCGGTCTATGGCGGCAACACGAAGATGCCTTTTGTCGAGAGCGACCCGACGGATCATCCGTTGACGCTCTATGCTGCCAGCAAGAAGGCAACCGAGGTGATGACGCATTCCTATGCGCATCTGTGGAGCATCCCGACCACCGTGTTCCGCTTCTTCACCGTCTATGGCCCCTGGGGCCGGCCGGACATGGCGCTGTTCAAATTCACGAAGGGGATCATCGACGGTACCCCCATCGACATCTACAACAACGGCGATATGGCGCGGGACTTCACCTATATCGATGATCTCGCACGCGCCATCGTGCTCCTGGCAGATACAGCGCCGCCGGATCCGCGCAGTTTCGACGAGGCGCCAGGACATCTCGGGCTTAGTCCCATCGCGCCCTATCGTGTCGTCAATATCGGCAATGGGGAGCCGGTGCGTCTCATCGCCTTCATCGAGGCGATCGAACAGGCCGTCGGTCGTGCCGCCATTCGCAATTATCTGCCGATGCAGCCGGGCGATGTGCCGGCGACCTTCGCGGACGCGAGCCTTCTCGAACGCCTGACAGGCTTTCGCCCCGCGACACCCGTCGCCGTCGGGGTCAAGCGCTTCGTGGCCTGGTATCGCGATTATTTCAACCAGTAA
- the wbpA gene encoding UDP-N-acetyl-D-glucosamine 6-dehydrogenase: MERRRAARFARSAEVERVMNDGTIENDWSLDKVIGIIGLGYVGLPLALAASAAGYRVVGFDIDHAKVESLESGRSYIKHIGEDELGAAIAAGRFEATTDFVRLRAVDAIIVCVPTPLTAHRDPDLTYVVSTAEAITPHLRRGHLVVLESTTWPGTTEEVMKPILERSGLKSGEDFFLAYSPEREDPGNPAFTTRAIPKVVGGDGPVALRLADALYGAIVAGTVTVSSTRTAEAVKLTENIFRAVNIALVNELKVVYERMGVDVWEVIEAAKTKPFGYMPFYPGPGLGGHCIPIDPFYLTWKAREYETSTRFIELAGEINTAMPHYVVERLARAFDQATGRGLKGAKILLLGLAYKKNVDDVRESPAFKLIELLEHRGAEVDYYDPHVAAVPPMREYPHYQGRPRIAWNGPAIAAFDVVLIATDHDDVDYKLVADNARLVVDTRNACARAGITARHIVKA, encoded by the coding sequence ATGGAGCGACGACGCGCTGCACGCTTTGCCCGCAGCGCAGAGGTAGAACGCGTGATGAACGACGGCACGATCGAGAACGACTGGTCTCTGGACAAGGTCATCGGCATCATCGGCCTCGGCTATGTCGGCCTGCCGCTCGCGCTCGCCGCTTCAGCCGCCGGCTATAGGGTCGTTGGCTTCGACATCGACCACGCGAAGGTCGAGAGTCTGGAATCCGGCCGCAGCTATATCAAGCACATCGGTGAGGACGAGCTCGGCGCGGCCATCGCCGCCGGTCGTTTCGAGGCGACGACGGACTTCGTCCGGCTCCGCGCCGTGGATGCCATCATCGTCTGTGTCCCGACACCGCTGACCGCGCATCGTGATCCTGACCTCACCTATGTCGTCAGCACCGCGGAGGCGATCACCCCCCACCTCCGCCGCGGTCACCTCGTCGTGCTGGAATCGACGACCTGGCCGGGCACGACCGAAGAGGTGATGAAGCCCATCCTGGAGCGCTCGGGCCTGAAAAGCGGCGAGGACTTCTTCCTGGCCTATTCGCCGGAGCGCGAAGATCCCGGCAATCCCGCCTTCACCACCCGCGCCATTCCCAAGGTCGTCGGCGGCGACGGGCCGGTCGCGCTTCGCCTCGCCGATGCGCTCTACGGCGCCATCGTCGCCGGCACGGTGACCGTGTCGTCGACGCGCACGGCCGAAGCGGTGAAGCTCACGGAAAACATCTTCCGCGCCGTGAATATCGCGCTCGTCAACGAACTCAAGGTCGTCTACGAGCGCATGGGGGTGGATGTCTGGGAGGTTATCGAGGCGGCCAAGACCAAGCCGTTCGGTTACATGCCCTTCTACCCCGGCCCTGGCCTCGGCGGCCATTGCATTCCGATCGATCCCTTCTATCTCACCTGGAAAGCTCGCGAATACGAGACTTCGACGCGGTTCATCGAACTTGCCGGTGAAATCAACACGGCGATGCCGCATTATGTGGTGGAGCGGCTGGCGCGGGCTTTCGACCAAGCGACCGGCCGAGGCCTCAAAGGCGCGAAGATCCTGCTGCTTGGCCTCGCCTACAAGAAAAACGTGGATGACGTGCGGGAGAGTCCGGCCTTCAAGCTCATCGAGCTGCTGGAGCACCGTGGCGCGGAGGTGGACTATTACGATCCCCATGTCGCCGCTGTCCCGCCCATGCGCGAATATCCCCACTACCAGGGCCGGCCGCGTATCGCCTGGAACGGCCCGGCGATCGCAGCGTTTGACGTCGTGCTCATCGCCACAGACCATGACGACGTGGACTACAAGCTGGTGGCGGACAATGCCCGGCTCGTTGTCGACACGCGCAACGCCTGCGCGCGTGCCGGCATCACCGCCCGCCATATCGTGAAGGCCTGA